One genomic segment of Mycolicibacterium psychrotolerans includes these proteins:
- a CDS encoding PE-PPE domain-containing protein, translating to MGLLTAAVGATVLITAVTPPAAEAASVLTFSPLPSQMPRALTGAMCQSPNTCQEVKYSFWMNVSIERISEAIATATVALPPEPPDEVPSETEVSVLPRGHGVAVFALSGGAIAVADWIEHHAGDVDAPSAEALSFVVIGNPTRKYGGVNRAISNMPPSQYQVIDIARQYDPVADAPDRFNLLAQLNVMMGLLSPLHTNYAPVNVDDPANIRWTEGHITYILVPTLDLPLLAPLRALGLRDLAARLDAPLREIIERAYDRPFETTPPSTPEPQSVPIVQSIASPAIQPDALGATDGTDDHVAVSGGPAPDAPIGESTAASETTRSAENPSQGDAIEDEEVVEQEVVDDKVVADEMVDDESADDSVDENLADESDDGDTSPAHSVDPNEVTDAEPASGADGTPAQDGDSPAAASS from the coding sequence ATGGGTTTGCTTACCGCCGCGGTCGGCGCGACGGTCCTGATCACCGCCGTTACGCCTCCTGCTGCTGAGGCGGCGAGCGTGCTGACCTTCAGCCCGCTGCCCTCTCAGATGCCGCGAGCCTTAACGGGCGCGATGTGCCAGAGTCCGAACACCTGTCAAGAGGTCAAGTACTCGTTCTGGATGAACGTCTCAATCGAGCGGATCTCTGAGGCCATTGCGACGGCGACTGTCGCATTGCCACCGGAACCGCCTGATGAGGTGCCGTCCGAAACGGAGGTAAGTGTGCTTCCGCGCGGACATGGGGTCGCGGTCTTCGCATTGAGCGGTGGTGCCATTGCCGTGGCGGACTGGATCGAGCACCACGCGGGGGATGTGGACGCTCCATCGGCCGAGGCGTTGTCCTTTGTCGTCATCGGGAATCCGACTCGCAAGTACGGCGGGGTGAACCGTGCAATCTCAAACATGCCGCCCTCGCAGTACCAGGTGATCGATATCGCTCGCCAGTACGATCCTGTCGCTGATGCTCCCGACAGGTTCAACCTGCTTGCGCAACTCAACGTGATGATGGGACTGCTTTCGCCCCTTCACACGAACTACGCACCGGTCAATGTGGATGATCCGGCCAACATCCGGTGGACTGAAGGCCACATCACCTACATTTTGGTACCGACGCTGGACCTGCCACTGTTGGCTCCGCTGCGTGCACTCGGCCTGCGAGACCTCGCTGCACGCCTCGACGCACCGTTGAGGGAAATCATCGAAAGAGCCTACGATCGGCCGTTCGAGACGACACCGCCCTCAACTCCCGAACCGCAGTCGGTGCCGATTGTGCAGAGCATTGCTTCGCCGGCGATTCAGCCAGACGCCCTTGGTGCGACCGACGGAACTGACGATCACGTCGCGGTTAGTGGAGGGCCCGCCCCAGATGCACCCATTGGCGAATCGACCGCCGCGAGCGAGACCACGCGTAGCGCCGAAAATCCTTCCCAGGGCGATGCTATCGAGGACGAAGAAGTCGTCGAACAGGAGGTGGTCGACGACAAGGTGGTAGCGGACGAGATGGTCGACGACGAGTCGGCCGACGATTCCGTGGACGAGAACCTCGCCGACGAGTCCGATGACGGTGACACCTCCCCCGCACACAGTGTTGACCCGAACGAGGTCACCGACGCCGAACCGGCGAGCGGCGCCGACGGGACACCCGCTCAGGACGGGGACTCACCGGCGGCGGCATCGAGCTGA
- a CDS encoding class I SAM-dependent methyltransferase, with product MDVGDLEPVERTALLTEYARALDASAARPILADPLARSTVDEIDFPFSDLGVTPSVRTLVALRARMLDQRVRDFVTVNPCAVVVDLGAGLNSMVFRVDPPATVDWFSVDLPRVIQLRNALLPQRENARNLSASVIEDDWAATLPRDRSTAIVADGLFAFLTESAIVGLFRGLTTNFPSGMLVFNDYGRVGRLNRITGRLAMRGTNSPHQHWNFAGFKDARHPETWNPRLHLNEEVSAMFEPEAAAFPMGLRLASRVAKRFPPIARKARVLRYRF from the coding sequence ATGGACGTTGGTGACCTGGAGCCGGTGGAACGCACCGCGCTGCTCACTGAGTATGCGCGAGCGCTTGACGCCAGTGCAGCGCGGCCGATTCTTGCAGACCCTTTGGCCCGCAGCACGGTCGACGAAATCGACTTCCCTTTCTCCGACCTCGGAGTGACACCAAGTGTGCGAACCCTGGTAGCACTGCGTGCCAGAATGCTGGACCAGCGCGTCCGAGACTTCGTCACAGTGAATCCGTGTGCCGTCGTGGTGGATCTCGGTGCCGGGCTCAACAGCATGGTGTTTCGCGTCGATCCACCGGCCACCGTCGATTGGTTCAGCGTCGACCTCCCTCGTGTCATCCAACTCCGTAACGCCCTACTTCCACAACGTGAGAACGCACGCAACCTCTCTGCGTCGGTGATCGAGGATGACTGGGCTGCGACGCTTCCGAGGGATCGCTCCACGGCGATCGTCGCCGACGGACTCTTCGCCTTCCTGACCGAGTCCGCGATCGTCGGTCTGTTTCGCGGCCTGACGACCAACTTTCCTTCCGGCATGCTCGTTTTCAACGACTACGGCAGAGTGGGCCGGTTGAATCGCATCACGGGCCGGTTGGCCATGCGGGGGACGAACTCACCACACCAGCACTGGAATTTCGCCGGCTTCAAGGACGCTCGACATCCCGAGACGTGGAACCCCCGGCTTCACCTGAACGAGGAGGTCAGCGCCATGTTCGAACCCGAGGCGGCTGCCTTTCCGATGGGCCTGCGGCTGGCCAGCCGAGTGGCCAAGCGGTTTCCACCGATCGCGCGCAAGGCGCGAGTACTGCGCTATCGCTTCTGA
- a CDS encoding cytochrome P450, protein MTTATTDPVRLPPGPRAPKLIQGLATVAAQNTVFTALEKRYGSAFTLNVPVFGRMVVLSSPSDIKELFSSSRELIGRPTKNLGDILGSGSVFALDGDELLARRKLLLPPFSGKSMRSYERITEDEVLAEIATWPEGVEFETLDPMMRISLNTILRAVFGAEGRELEELRTLMPAAVEFGSRIALLPEAIRRDLGKWSPGGRFAQYRRKMDKLIATLIADARADPNFDNRDDVLTLLLRTRYEDGSPISDQHIADELLTLLVAGHETTSAQLSWVIERIRRHPDLLARLTEEVDAGQSQLLRATIQEVQRTRPVLTASLRRTRTRVKLGEWVIPEDTTVLGSLHLAMTSADSFPNPEKFDPDRFLGTSPNPFAYPPFGGGMMRCIGASFATMEMEVAVRAMLQHLRFEPTDAPAEGAHNRGVSIAPRKGGLAVVHRRQSRSSQNTTSSVSAGEPGIS, encoded by the coding sequence ATGACGACCGCGACAACAGATCCGGTGAGGCTCCCACCGGGACCACGCGCGCCGAAGCTGATACAGGGTCTGGCTACAGTTGCAGCGCAGAACACGGTCTTCACCGCGCTCGAGAAGCGCTACGGGAGTGCGTTCACGCTGAACGTACCCGTTTTCGGCCGCATGGTGGTACTCAGCTCGCCCAGCGACATCAAAGAGCTCTTCAGTTCCAGTCGCGAACTGATCGGTAGGCCGACCAAGAATCTTGGCGACATCCTCGGCAGCGGTTCGGTCTTCGCTCTCGATGGTGACGAGTTGCTGGCACGGCGCAAGCTGTTGCTGCCACCGTTCAGTGGCAAGAGCATGCGGTCCTACGAGCGCATCACCGAGGACGAGGTGCTGGCTGAAATTGCCACCTGGCCAGAGGGAGTGGAGTTCGAGACGCTCGACCCAATGATGCGCATCTCTCTGAACACCATCCTGCGCGCCGTATTCGGTGCCGAAGGTAGGGAGCTGGAAGAACTTCGCACCCTGATGCCCGCGGCGGTGGAGTTCGGCTCGCGCATCGCCCTCTTGCCGGAAGCTATACGCCGCGATCTGGGCAAGTGGAGCCCAGGGGGACGGTTCGCACAGTACCGGCGGAAGATGGACAAGCTGATCGCTACCCTCATCGCCGACGCCCGGGCTGACCCCAACTTCGACAATCGCGACGATGTCTTGACTCTGTTGTTGCGGACCCGGTACGAGGACGGCAGTCCGATTTCCGACCAGCACATCGCCGACGAGTTGCTCACGTTGTTGGTCGCCGGCCACGAGACGACTTCCGCGCAGCTTTCTTGGGTAATCGAACGTATTCGTCGCCATCCCGACCTGCTGGCGCGCTTGACCGAGGAGGTGGATGCCGGGCAGTCGCAGCTCCTGCGCGCCACCATTCAAGAGGTTCAGCGGACCCGCCCGGTTTTGACGGCCTCTCTACGCCGCACCCGGACGCGAGTCAAGCTCGGCGAATGGGTGATCCCCGAGGACACGACGGTGCTCGGCAGTCTGCACCTTGCGATGACCTCCGCTGACAGTTTCCCGAACCCGGAGAAGTTCGATCCGGACCGGTTCTTGGGCACCAGTCCGAACCCGTTCGCCTACCCGCCTTTTGGCGGCGGCATGATGCGCTGCATTGGTGCCTCGTTCGCGACCATGGAGATGGAAGTTGCGGTGCGTGCCATGTTGCAGCACTTGCGTTTCGAGCCAACGGATGCTCCCGCTGAGGGTGCACATAACCGCGGAGTGTCTATCGCGCCGAGAAAAGGCGGTCTCGCGGTTGTGCATCGGCGTCAATCGCGATCGTCCCAGAACACGACCTCGTCGGTATCCGCGGGTGAACCAGGCATCTCATGA